In the Helianthus annuus cultivar XRQ/B chromosome 11, HanXRQr2.0-SUNRISE, whole genome shotgun sequence genome, one interval contains:
- the LOC110936628 gene encoding transcription factor BOA, with protein sequence MAEEVRITAGAEDDDERVFQWEDGLPTGDDLTPLTQSLISSELLSAFNITPEPYRSIIDVNRASQNTFANLQPSVNRFNATTSFKGVENRQMDLETADLTHGGSGYRKIQRIGGSGDGYGGGAVEETKLDLQTAGSDYRKLQRFGSGGVGAVEETEIETETETGDQSARVSKRQRLVWTPQLHKRFIEVVAHLGVKNAVPKTIMQLMNVEGLTRENVASHLQKYRLYLKRMQGGPSGSDPAHESGGSRNGYHPMVHQMPNSYAYNVQQGNWSGNGFDFGYQHGMTPNKK encoded by the coding sequence ATGGCAGAAGAAGTCAGAATCACCGCCGGTGCTGAGGATGACGACGAACGAGTTTTCCAATGGGAGGACGGACTGCCAACCGGAGACGATTTGACGCCGTTAACGCAGTCGTTAATCTCGTCGGAGTTGTTATCGGCGTTTAACATCACGCCGGAACCATACCGAAGTATCATTGACGTCAATCGCGCTTCTCAGAACACGTTTGCTAATCTGCAACCGTCGGTGAACAGATTCAACGCTACGACGTCCTTTAAAGGAGTTGAGAATCGTCAAATGGATCTAGAAACCGCCGATCTGACTCACGGCGGCTCCGGTTACCGGAAAATTCAGAGAATCGGTGGTTCCGGTGACGGTTACGGCGGAGGAGCGGTGGAGGAAACCAAATTAGATTTGCAAACCGCCGGTTCCGATTATCGGAAATTGCAGAGATTTGGTAGCGGCGGCGTAGGAGCGGTGGAGGAAACGGAAATAGAGACGGAGACGGAAACCGGTGATCAGTCAGCTAGGGTTTCAAAACGACAGCGTTTAGTGTGGACACCACAACTACACAAACGGTTTATTGAAGTTGTTGCGCATTTAGGTGTGAAGAATGCGGTACCGAAAACAATTATGCAATTGATGAATGTTGAAGGATTGACTCGTGAGAATGTGGCTAGTCATCTTCAGAAGTACAGGTTGTATTTGAAGAGGATGCAAGGTGGTCCTTCGGGTTCGGATCCTGCTCACGAATCTGGTGGTAGCCGGAATGGATATCATCCGATGGTTCACCAGATGCCGAATTCGTATGCGTATAATGTGCAGCAGGGGAATTGGTCTgggaatggttttgattttggtTATCAGCATGGTATGACTCCTAACAAAAAGTAG